A genomic stretch from Edaphobacter aggregans includes:
- a CDS encoding M14 family zinc carboxypeptidase, whose amino-acid sequence MPIYLRPASFTVALLLLSAFTASAQTGLNENFARDSRQPVDQAYTDHIHKYTTDNKFLSPLISYLPASSTVPTPAAILGDVAGAPDILPYAEDVYKYFRLLERSSPRVKVVTIGHSEEGREMIAVAIADEALLKTQKENDERLAKLADPRTIDLDDKKAQPLIDQSYPVYYITGTIHSTETGAPTALMELAYRLVVDDAPYIKYIRSHMIVLLTPVVEVDGRDRMVDIYKWHKAHPGENWPRLTYWGHYVAHDNNRDAMGMTLNLSNNVLNAYLGWHAQVLHDLHESVPFLYDNTVGDGPYNAWIDPILADEWAELGWNNVSQMQSLGMPGVFTHGDFDTWSPGYLMFLGGLHNGISRLYETFGNGGADTVKRILKPEEYSRTWYRQNTPMPTVMWSQRDNNNYEQSALLTTISYFSHNTHHFLENYYIKSKRSVQKPALEGPTAYVLPADPTELNRQLQLLKVLKLQHVEIQQLSEAVTSSIPPAKRGEPATMETFPPGSYVIRLDQPFSRIADALLDKQYWAPDDAQKHPYDDTGWSFSQLFNVKVARLTDGAILRARMAPASNLDSASGKLNGSGSVYVIADTGQTSLLALVYQLKAAHVEIAEKSFEAEGKSFAPGSLLITQADEQIFGTAIHKLALDATRLSATPSVPMHVVSAPRIAFMHSWLSTQTEGWWRLAFDKIGIPYTYISTQTAASEPDLRSKYDVIIFAPIGRSSTQEIIDGLPMWGNALPWQKTELTPNLGLLDQTSDTRPGLGYEGVGHLKSFVEKGGLLITCEDTAQFATESGLAPGVSVAPRGDVRVVGSVLASTFVSPSSPVAYGYSSTLPVMSANGMVFNVSNTLARETGRVLMDPYTNRPTGRGGPDDSDIPQGRSNVEPEVIPKQKPWEAKPMNEDQLRNNVQAIPELYRPLVILRLNEQKGLLLSGLLDKGMTIAEHAIVVNAHLGSGNVLLFANNPVYRGETIGSYNLVFNAILNYDHLSRQTNAHPEKASAAAE is encoded by the coding sequence ATGCCGATCTATCTGCGTCCTGCATCATTCACTGTTGCGCTTTTGCTCCTATCTGCCTTCACTGCTTCGGCCCAAACCGGTCTAAATGAAAATTTTGCCAGAGATTCCAGACAGCCTGTCGATCAGGCATACACCGATCACATCCACAAGTACACCACTGACAATAAGTTCCTCTCGCCTTTGATCAGCTACCTGCCGGCCTCTTCCACAGTGCCCACGCCTGCAGCAATCTTGGGCGATGTCGCGGGCGCGCCGGACATACTCCCCTATGCGGAGGATGTGTACAAGTACTTCCGGCTGCTGGAGAGATCTTCTCCCAGAGTCAAGGTCGTTACGATAGGCCACTCGGAAGAGGGAAGAGAGATGATCGCCGTTGCCATAGCCGATGAGGCTCTGCTGAAGACGCAGAAGGAAAATGACGAGCGACTGGCGAAACTTGCGGACCCTCGCACCATCGACCTCGATGACAAGAAGGCACAGCCGCTCATCGATCAGTCCTACCCGGTCTACTACATCACGGGTACCATTCACTCGACCGAGACTGGAGCGCCCACTGCCCTGATGGAGCTTGCCTACCGTCTCGTAGTCGACGACGCTCCCTATATCAAATACATCCGTTCGCACATGATCGTTTTGCTTACTCCCGTTGTGGAGGTGGACGGCCGCGACCGTATGGTGGACATCTACAAATGGCACAAGGCTCACCCAGGTGAGAACTGGCCGCGCCTAACCTACTGGGGACATTATGTCGCGCACGACAATAATCGCGATGCCATGGGCATGACCCTGAACCTCAGCAACAATGTACTGAACGCCTATCTTGGCTGGCATGCACAGGTCCTTCATGACCTGCACGAATCCGTGCCTTTTCTGTACGACAACACCGTTGGGGACGGACCGTACAACGCCTGGATCGATCCTATTCTCGCCGATGAGTGGGCCGAGCTTGGCTGGAACAACGTGTCCCAGATGCAGTCCCTGGGTATGCCCGGAGTCTTTACGCATGGTGACTTCGACACTTGGAGCCCTGGATATCTAATGTTCCTTGGAGGGCTGCACAACGGAATCAGTCGCCTTTATGAGACTTTCGGCAACGGCGGAGCAGATACCGTAAAGCGCATTCTGAAGCCTGAGGAGTACTCCCGTACTTGGTATCGCCAGAATACCCCGATGCCTACTGTCATGTGGTCTCAGCGGGACAACAATAACTATGAGCAGAGCGCGCTGCTAACGACGATCTCTTACTTCTCGCACAACACGCATCACTTTCTCGAAAACTACTACATCAAGAGCAAACGGTCAGTTCAGAAGCCAGCGCTTGAGGGTCCGACGGCCTACGTGCTCCCGGCGGACCCTACAGAGCTAAACCGCCAGTTGCAGCTACTCAAGGTACTCAAGTTGCAGCATGTCGAGATCCAACAACTCTCCGAAGCCGTCACCAGTTCCATCCCACCCGCCAAGCGAGGAGAGCCTGCCACGATGGAGACCTTTCCCCCAGGCAGTTACGTTATTCGCCTCGACCAACCCTTCTCGCGGATAGCGGACGCTCTTTTGGACAAACAATACTGGGCTCCCGACGACGCACAGAAGCATCCCTATGACGATACGGGTTGGTCGTTCAGTCAGCTCTTCAATGTCAAAGTTGCACGTCTCACGGATGGTGCGATCCTCCGTGCAAGGATGGCCCCTGCCTCGAATTTGGACTCAGCATCCGGAAAGTTGAACGGCTCGGGCTCCGTCTACGTGATTGCAGATACGGGTCAAACCTCGTTGCTGGCGCTCGTCTATCAATTGAAAGCAGCGCATGTCGAGATCGCAGAAAAGTCCTTTGAAGCCGAGGGTAAATCCTTCGCTCCGGGCTCGCTATTGATTACACAGGCGGACGAGCAGATCTTTGGGACTGCAATTCACAAGCTGGCGTTGGATGCCACTCGGCTGAGTGCCACTCCGTCGGTCCCCATGCACGTTGTGTCCGCGCCACGGATTGCTTTCATGCATAGCTGGCTCAGCACACAGACCGAGGGATGGTGGAGGCTTGCCTTCGACAAGATTGGCATTCCATATACCTATATCAGCACGCAAACTGCGGCATCAGAGCCTGATCTGCGCAGCAAGTATGACGTAATTATCTTTGCTCCAATAGGCCGCTCGTCCACGCAGGAGATCATAGATGGCCTGCCGATGTGGGGTAATGCTTTGCCTTGGCAAAAGACTGAACTGACCCCGAATCTTGGTCTGCTTGATCAGACGTCGGATACGCGTCCTGGTCTCGGCTATGAGGGGGTCGGACATCTGAAATCTTTTGTGGAGAAGGGAGGCTTACTCATCACTTGTGAAGATACTGCGCAATTTGCGACGGAGTCCGGTCTTGCTCCGGGGGTATCGGTTGCTCCTCGAGGAGACGTTCGGGTGGTGGGTAGTGTTCTCGCCAGTACCTTTGTCTCGCCGTCCAGCCCTGTCGCCTATGGGTACAGTTCTACGTTGCCAGTAATGAGCGCTAATGGCATGGTCTTTAATGTGAGCAACACGCTGGCACGCGAGACGGGTCGAGTGTTGATGGATCCTTATACCAACCGGCCCACAGGACGCGGGGGTCCGGACGACTCCGACATACCGCAGGGTCGTAGCAACGTCGAGCCGGAGGTCATCCCGAAACAGAAACCGTGGGAAGCGAAGCCTATGAACGAGGACCAGTTGAGGAATAACGTTCAGGCCATCCCCGAACTCTATCGACCACTGGTGATTCTGCGCCTGAATGAGCAGAAGGGTCTCCTGCTTTCGGGCCTTTTGGACAAAGGAATGACGATCGCCGAGCATGCGATTGTGGTAAACGCGCATCTTGGCTCAGGCAACGTACTACTCTTCGCCAACAATCCGGTCTATCGCGGAGAGACGATCGGTAGCTACAACCTGGTCTTCAACGCGATCCTTAACTACGACCACCTAAGCCGACAGACAAACGCCCATCCGGAGAAGGCATCGGCAGCGGCTGAATAG
- a CDS encoding OprO/OprP family phosphate-selective porin, translating to MRILLILRSFFLLLIILAVLPAWHSCYGQDSTIAGEAAKSSQQSQQDNSQKPAATSPDTNPSSPQTTTPPPSTTAPPSSLNDTVDAGEMDDDIDHSPRRMAQWNEYRGPYITARAGLGLLVEAASFAQDDASKEQIKMSPDQRLRDFRFVLGGSFPSLSRKVTWNVGIMYDSPTHAWLMRQTGVMVAVPELWGNIFIGRSKEGFSLNKVMVGYDGWTMERSTMSDATIPILADGFKWLGYTPKHGFLWNFGYYNDWLSHNQSFSTYHSQTVLRVAWLPIHSDEKREVLHLGVNLRNGSPEKGQLQFRSRPEAFPAPYFVDTGKFAATNTKMAGYETYYRRGPFLVGSEYWWVGVSSPSTHNPTIHGGDFVATWCLTGEARAYNTVQGAFREVIPKRPVFSGGPGAVELVARFSDIDLDSGTLQGGKFKRFTPMVNWYLTDYLRIVAAYGIGRLDRFNLKGNTQFFQTRLQFEF from the coding sequence ATGAGGATCCTCCTCATCCTAAGGTCGTTCTTTCTCTTGCTGATCATCCTTGCCGTCTTGCCCGCATGGCACTCTTGCTACGGGCAAGACAGCACAATTGCCGGGGAAGCAGCGAAATCGAGCCAACAATCGCAGCAGGACAATTCGCAGAAACCGGCCGCTACGTCTCCCGACACCAATCCCAGTTCACCACAGACAACGACACCGCCACCAAGCACAACGGCCCCTCCATCCTCGCTCAACGACACCGTTGATGCGGGTGAAATGGACGACGATATCGATCACTCACCGCGAAGGATGGCTCAGTGGAATGAGTACCGCGGGCCGTACATCACTGCCAGAGCTGGCTTAGGGCTTCTGGTCGAAGCGGCAAGCTTTGCGCAGGACGATGCGAGCAAAGAACAGATCAAGATGTCACCGGACCAGAGACTTCGCGACTTTCGATTCGTTCTGGGGGGTAGCTTTCCAAGCCTCTCGCGCAAAGTGACCTGGAATGTCGGAATCATGTACGACAGTCCAACGCACGCGTGGCTGATGCGTCAGACCGGCGTTATGGTCGCAGTCCCCGAACTGTGGGGCAACATCTTCATCGGCCGCTCCAAGGAAGGTTTCTCCCTGAACAAGGTGATGGTCGGCTATGACGGATGGACGATGGAACGCTCCACTATGAGCGATGCGACCATCCCGATCCTCGCAGACGGTTTCAAGTGGCTCGGCTACACGCCCAAGCACGGCTTTCTATGGAACTTTGGGTACTACAACGACTGGCTCTCTCACAACCAAAGCTTCTCTACGTACCATAGTCAAACCGTTCTGCGCGTAGCGTGGCTCCCGATTCATTCCGACGAAAAGCGTGAGGTGCTCCACTTAGGAGTGAATCTGAGGAACGGAAGTCCGGAAAAGGGGCAGCTCCAATTCCGTTCACGCCCAGAGGCATTCCCCGCTCCTTACTTTGTGGACACGGGTAAGTTCGCAGCCACCAATACTAAGATGGCGGGATATGAGACCTACTACCGTAGAGGTCCCTTCCTGGTGGGTAGCGAATACTGGTGGGTCGGCGTCTCCTCGCCTTCGACTCACAATCCGACCATCCACGGTGGCGACTTTGTTGCTACGTGGTGCCTCACTGGAGAAGCGCGTGCTTACAATACGGTCCAGGGAGCCTTCAGAGAGGTAATACCCAAGAGGCCAGTCTTCTCCGGCGGTCCGGGCGCTGTGGAGTTGGTAGCACGCTTTTCCGACATCGACCTGGACAGCGGAACGTTGCAGGGAGGGAAATTCAAGCGATTCACGCCGATGGTGAACTGGTACCTGACGGATTATCTGCGTATTGTGGCTGCCTATGGCATCGGGCGTCTGGATCGCTTCAACCTCAAAGGCAATACACAGTTCTTCCAGACCCGGCTCCAATTCGAGTTCTGA
- a CDS encoding aspartate ammonia-lyase — protein MALTVFFAGNMLLSQQPTQSSTGKTRTEKDLLGEKQIPADAYYGVQTQRALENFQLSGIPINHYPEFIQAWAIVKLAAAQANTDVGAMKPERLAAIEKAAQAVRDGKYQDQFMVDWYQGGAGTSTNMNANEVLANVGLELTGHKKGEYQFLEPHDDLNMSQSTNDSYPTAIKVALILRNDKLVDELQKLSASFRTKGDTYLKVVKMGRTELQDAVPMTVGQELNAFAASLDGEIAGLRQAEKSLYVVNMGATAIGTGMNAPKGYAEKCAAHMATLMGKPIVPADDMLAATWDQQGFVVYSAALKSTAIKLSKISSDLILLASGPRAGLNEIDLPALQPGSSIMPGKVNPVVPEVVNLVAFRVMGNDFVTTIAAHSGQLQLNAYEPVEGLSMMESQELLNNTSKLFRTKCVDGITVDEKVLAHYMETTVGIVTALNPIVGYEKATELAQEAYSSGKGILEIIREKHVLTEAQIQDLLDPVKLTNLDRSKYVNK, from the coding sequence TTGGCGCTTACGGTGTTCTTTGCTGGCAACATGCTGTTGTCTCAGCAACCCACTCAATCATCTACTGGTAAGACGCGAACCGAAAAGGATCTGCTTGGGGAAAAACAGATTCCGGCGGATGCCTACTATGGAGTGCAGACTCAGCGGGCATTGGAGAATTTTCAGCTCTCAGGCATTCCGATCAATCACTACCCGGAGTTCATTCAGGCGTGGGCTATCGTCAAGCTCGCGGCAGCGCAGGCAAACACTGATGTTGGGGCGATGAAGCCGGAAAGGCTGGCGGCGATTGAAAAGGCCGCCCAAGCTGTACGGGACGGAAAATATCAGGACCAATTCATGGTGGATTGGTATCAGGGCGGTGCTGGGACTTCCACCAACATGAATGCCAATGAGGTGCTCGCGAACGTCGGTCTCGAATTAACGGGTCACAAAAAAGGCGAATATCAGTTCCTAGAGCCTCATGACGACCTGAACATGTCGCAATCCACCAACGATTCCTATCCAACGGCGATCAAGGTGGCCCTCATTCTCCGCAATGACAAGCTGGTCGATGAATTGCAAAAGCTCTCGGCGTCGTTCCGAACGAAGGGCGACACCTACCTCAAGGTCGTCAAGATGGGCCGCACGGAATTGCAAGACGCTGTGCCCATGACAGTTGGTCAGGAACTCAATGCCTTCGCAGCGTCTCTGGATGGTGAAATTGCAGGACTCAGACAAGCAGAGAAATCGCTCTACGTAGTAAACATGGGGGCTACCGCTATCGGTACCGGCATGAATGCGCCAAAAGGATATGCGGAAAAATGTGCGGCGCATATGGCGACGCTCATGGGCAAACCGATCGTACCGGCCGACGATATGCTTGCCGCTACGTGGGATCAGCAAGGATTTGTGGTCTATTCCGCTGCTCTCAAGAGCACAGCGATCAAGCTTTCCAAGATTTCCAGCGATTTGATTCTTCTGGCTTCAGGGCCAAGGGCCGGATTGAATGAGATCGATCTGCCCGCGCTGCAGCCTGGTTCCTCCATCATGCCGGGCAAGGTCAACCCCGTCGTCCCTGAAGTCGTGAATCTTGTCGCCTTTCGCGTGATGGGCAATGACTTTGTGACGACAATCGCGGCCCACTCGGGGCAGCTCCAACTCAATGCGTACGAGCCGGTAGAAGGTCTATCGATGATGGAATCGCAGGAGCTGCTGAATAACACGTCAAAACTGTTCCGAACGAAATGTGTCGACGGAATCACCGTGGATGAGAAGGTGCTGGCGCACTATATGGAAACGACTGTGGGTATCGTTACGGCACTGAATCCCATTGTGGGTTATGAAAAGGCCACAGAATTGGCGCAAGAAGCCTACAGCAGCGGAAAAGGAATTCTCGAAATCATCAGAGAGAAGCACGTCCTAACAGAGGCGCAGATCCAAGATCTCCTTGACCCGGTCAAGCTCACAAATTTAGACAGAAGCAAATACGTAAACAAATAA
- a CDS encoding aspartate-alanine antiporter — MTTTIEWIRGALRDHPELALFLALAAGYLIGRLRIGSLKLGPVVGCLLAGLAVGQLGIVVPSVLGSTFFLLFLFAVGYKTGPQFFRGLGRNALPQVILTVLFAVSGLVTTYSVARVLGFDAGTAAGLLAGVHASEAVGTGSDAVRKLPLDENVRRTLTTNITIAYAVTYMVGIFTEILVLVRIGPWVMRIDLRAECQKLESELGMKKDELGVVSAYKQFVMRAYKVPESMNNRSVAELDESFSPGRVFVERVKNNQGIMDANPNLRLLAGDLIVLSGRPQLLGGSSNPLHPYEVEEPALLDIPAIAVDYILERKDLRHRTLSEIVETLGGEVATRGVYVRKVLRGGEELPLGSKVVLERGDVLTLIGAKRHVDRVAAQLGSVERASNATDLISICLAVGIGGLIGLPALHFARLSIGLGLPVGVLVASLVVGWLHSIKPAFSRVPEPVIWLMDTLGLTAFITSIGINAGPSFVHGVRSTGLALLVTGVIVAAAPYLLTILAGRYIFRLHPGILLGICAGSGTFSPGLAALLEKAESRVPVLGYGVSYAIGALLFALWGSVIVVLVHQG, encoded by the coding sequence ATGACGACAACAATCGAATGGATCAGAGGTGCGCTGCGAGATCATCCTGAGCTGGCTCTCTTCCTGGCTCTCGCTGCCGGTTATCTCATCGGGCGACTTCGGATAGGATCCCTCAAGCTCGGCCCGGTTGTTGGATGTCTCCTGGCCGGTCTTGCTGTTGGGCAGCTCGGTATCGTAGTCCCGAGCGTTCTTGGTAGTACGTTCTTTCTCTTATTCCTATTTGCCGTCGGCTACAAGACGGGACCTCAATTCTTCAGAGGTCTTGGGCGCAATGCACTTCCTCAAGTGATCCTTACCGTCTTGTTTGCCGTAAGCGGATTGGTGACGACCTATTCCGTAGCGCGTGTTCTCGGATTCGATGCTGGGACGGCGGCGGGACTCCTCGCTGGAGTTCATGCGTCGGAGGCAGTTGGAACGGGAAGTGATGCTGTTAGAAAACTTCCTCTAGACGAGAATGTGCGTCGCACACTTACCACCAATATAACCATCGCTTATGCGGTGACGTATATGGTCGGAATATTTACAGAAATCCTCGTCCTTGTTCGAATTGGTCCTTGGGTGATGAGAATTGATCTTCGCGCCGAATGCCAAAAGCTGGAAAGCGAATTGGGTATGAAGAAAGATGAACTCGGAGTTGTTTCTGCCTACAAACAATTTGTAATGCGGGCCTACAAGGTGCCGGAGAGCATGAACAATAGATCTGTGGCCGAATTGGATGAGTCCTTCTCACCGGGACGGGTATTTGTAGAAAGAGTGAAGAACAATCAGGGAATTATGGATGCCAATCCAAACCTTCGACTCCTTGCAGGCGATCTCATCGTTCTCTCAGGGCGACCCCAATTGCTTGGAGGGTCTAGTAATCCGTTGCATCCGTATGAGGTTGAAGAGCCAGCACTATTGGACATTCCCGCTATAGCGGTCGACTACATCTTAGAGCGGAAAGATCTGCGGCATCGAACCCTTTCCGAGATAGTTGAAACTTTAGGCGGTGAAGTAGCGACCAGAGGAGTCTACGTTCGTAAAGTATTGCGAGGGGGAGAAGAACTACCGTTAGGCTCGAAGGTCGTACTGGAACGAGGCGATGTGTTGACGCTTATTGGTGCCAAACGACACGTCGACCGAGTGGCAGCACAACTGGGTTCCGTCGAACGAGCATCGAATGCGACCGATCTAATATCGATTTGTTTGGCCGTTGGTATTGGCGGCCTCATCGGTTTGCCTGCTCTGCACTTCGCGAGACTCAGCATTGGGCTGGGCCTTCCTGTCGGCGTCCTGGTAGCTTCGCTTGTGGTCGGTTGGCTGCATTCGATCAAGCCTGCCTTCAGCAGAGTGCCCGAGCCCGTAATCTGGTTGATGGATACCCTTGGCCTCACCGCATTCATAACCTCAATCGGTATAAATGCTGGTCCTAGTTTCGTACATGGAGTCCGCTCAACCGGGCTTGCGCTCCTTGTTACGGGCGTTATCGTAGCCGCAGCGCCGTATTTGCTTACTATCCTTGCAGGCCGTTATATCTTCCGACTGCATCCCGGAATCCTGCTCGGCATCTGCGCGGGAAGCGGTACATTCTCCCCTGGATTGGCGGCCCTGCTGGAGAAAGCAGAGAGTCGCGTGCCCGTTTTAGGGTATGGCGTGAGTTATGCAATAGGTGCGTTGTTATTCGCACTGTGGGGATCGGTAATCGTGGTGTTGGTGCATCAAGGCTAG
- a CDS encoding response regulator — protein MEKIPTNRARPRCLIADDHVIFSDALRVYLGTALEIVGVVSDGRALVAEAIRLRPEIVIVDVGMPLLNGLDAARRIKELAPKVKFIFLTMRDDPNLAAAALELGSIAFVLKHSAGSELLQAIEQVLRGQSYLTPKLKADDWVEAKARARQFSTEMTPRQKDIVQLLAEGRSMKEIAGLLQLSQKTVEFHKHHIMVSFNFKSNADLVLFALNRGLIAPNHRTAN, from the coding sequence ATGGAGAAGATTCCCACTAACCGGGCCCGCCCACGTTGCTTGATCGCCGATGACCATGTGATTTTTTCCGATGCTTTGAGGGTTTATTTGGGTACAGCCCTCGAAATTGTAGGAGTGGTTTCGGATGGCCGTGCTCTTGTCGCTGAAGCAATCAGGCTGAGGCCGGAAATAGTTATTGTCGACGTAGGGATGCCGCTCCTAAATGGATTAGACGCAGCCCGCAGAATCAAGGAACTGGCTCCCAAGGTAAAGTTCATTTTCTTGACGATGCGGGACGATCCGAATCTTGCTGCGGCGGCGCTCGAACTCGGCTCGATCGCATTTGTTCTCAAACATTCGGCAGGTTCAGAGCTGCTACAAGCTATTGAACAGGTATTGCGCGGCCAATCCTATTTGACACCTAAACTAAAGGCCGATGATTGGGTTGAAGCGAAGGCCAGGGCGAGGCAGTTCTCGACAGAGATGACGCCGCGACAGAAAGATATCGTTCAATTGCTCGCCGAGGGCAGATCCATGAAGGAGATCGCCGGATTGCTCCAGTTAAGTCAGAAAACCGTGGAGTTCCACAAACATCACATCATGGTGTCGTTCAACTTTAAAAGCAACGCCGACTTGGTCCTGTTCGCGCTAAACCGCGGTCTGATTGCCCCAAACCACCGAACTGCAAATTAG
- a CDS encoding response regulator transcription factor, protein MKTTVLLADDHPSLLEAATAILNPHFDIVGTATDGAMLVSEALRLRPDVIVTDITMPVLNGIEAVSQLRDSNFSATFVFLTVHANEEFLKACLAEGALGYVLKSHMKTHLVAAIQSALKGESYVSPSVV, encoded by the coding sequence ATGAAAACCACCGTTTTGTTGGCTGATGATCATCCCTCGTTGCTCGAAGCTGCTACCGCCATCTTGAACCCCCACTTCGATATAGTGGGAACTGCAACTGACGGCGCAATGCTTGTGTCGGAGGCTCTTCGTCTTCGTCCAGACGTAATTGTGACTGACATCACCATGCCTGTTTTGAACGGGATCGAGGCCGTCAGCCAATTGCGTGACTCTAATTTTTCCGCTACGTTTGTGTTCTTAACAGTCCATGCGAATGAAGAGTTCCTTAAAGCGTGCCTGGCAGAGGGGGCATTGGGATATGTCCTCAAGTCACACATGAAAACCCACCTTGTTGCCGCGATACAGTCGGCACTCAAAGGCGAATCCTACGTTTCTCCATCGGTCGTCTAG